The sequence below is a genomic window from Leisingera sp. M658.
CTGGTCGATGCTCTCATGCACGCCGCCAAAAGCGGTGGTGTAGACCACGTCACGCAAGCTCTTCTTCAGGAACATTTTCTCAGCCGATCGCAACCGCACCCGGTCGATGGCTTCGTGGATCTGCCTGTCTTCTTCTTCGCTGTAGCGGTCACCGCCGTGCCGGGCATCATGGCGCAGCATCCAGGCGTAGTTCTTGAATGGTGCCTCGCCCGAAATGATTTCACTGCTGACCGCGTGTTCGCCGTCATTGAAATCCCCCAGCACCATCACCGGGCGGCCCTGTTCCAACTCGTCCAGCACCGCACGGCGCAGCACCCAGGCTTCTCCCATCCGCCGTAATGCCGCACGCAAGGAGCCCAGGGCACGGCCCGCGGCGTCATATGCTGTCAGCACGGATTCCGGGGCGTAATCCGCCCCTTGCGGTGTGATGTATTCACCCAGCTTCGATTTCAGATGGCAGTTGAAGACGGTGATGACCAGATCGCCAACCGGCACGCGCACTTTCAGAATCGGGCGCGACAGGCGGCGCAGGGTATAGAACCCAGCGTCGTCATCTTCGCCCAGGCAAGCCATCGGAATGTCCAGCGGTTGCGCCAGCTCCTGGATCACCTCTGCGTCGCCTTCAAATCCGAACCGCGAAAGGACCGCAAGACCTGGGCGCCGCTTTCCAGGCTCGCCCGTGTCATTAACATTCGGAGCGAATGCCAGCGCAGCCTCAGCATAAGACCCATAGGCCAGCTTCTGAAAAATCGCCTTGCGGTGATAGCGCTTGGAGGGGTCGGGGATGCTGGCTGCATTCGCCTCGGCCCCGCGCCGGTCCGCTTCGGTAATCACCTGGCGCAGCGGTGCCTCTTCAAAGATCTCTTGAAACCCAACGATATCCGCATTCAGCGTCAGTAGCTGGTCGGCCATCCAATCTGCTTTCCAAGCGTATTCCTCGGGCGTGTAGCTTTGAAAACGGTAGTATTCCCGCTCCGGTCCGATCAGATTTTTGACATTGAACGAGGCGATGGTGAAACGTGTCATGAACGGCCCCCTTGGCTGCCGGACGGATTCCCGTGCGGTCAGAGTTCAAGCATAACGCGACAGCGCCTCCTGGAACAGCGCTGCATCCACATTGCCGCCAGTGGCGACTGCAATCACGGCTTCGCCGCCGATCTTGTCAGGGTGGAACAGGGCCGCCGCCAGCGATGCAGCCCCACCGGGTTCCAGAACGATTTTCAGCCGCAAAAAGGCCTGCGCCATCGCCCGCATCGCTTCCTCTTCGGTAATGACCAGGCCCGGCCCGCACAAGCGGCTGAGGATGGGAAAGGTGATCTCACCCGGCTGCGGTGTCAGGATTGCGTCGCAAATAGAACCGGACGGGCTGGGGTTCTGCCGGATTTCACCAGCGGCCAGCGAGCGGGTCACATCGTCGAACCCTTCCGGTTCCACCGGGCGCACCCGCAGGTCCGGTGCGCGCGCCTCAAGTGCCAGAGCGATCCCCGACGACAATCCGCCGCCGCCGCAGTTGACCAGAATCTCTGCCCTGGCGACGCCTTCGTCAGCGGCCTGTTCCGCAATCTCCAGCCCGCAGGTGCCCTGACCGGCAATCACCAGCGGTTCGTCATAGGGTTTTATCAGCGTCAGCCCGCGCTCCCCAGCTTGCCGGGCGCCAACGGCTTCGCGGCTTTCCCCGCCGGCGCGGTCGTACAAAACAACCTCGGCGCCCAGATCACGGGTGTTCTGGATCTTCAGCCGAGGCGCATCGGCGGGCATCACGATAACAGCAGGCGTTTTGTGCGCTTTGGCTGCTGCGGCCACGCCTTGCGCATGATTGCCGCTGGAATAGGCAAGCACACCCCGTGCGCGGGCCTCTTCCGGCAGCGCCGAGACCGCCGACCAGCCGCCACGGAACTTGAAGGATCCGGTGTGCTGCAGGCATTCGGCCTTCACAAACAGACGCCGTCCGGAGATTTCGTCCAAGAAGGGCGAAGACAGCAGTGGAGTGACGCGGGCATGGCCTTTCAGCCGCGCTGCCGCAGCTTCGATCATGGCGATTGAGGTCATTTGATCTGGTCCAATAGGGAATGGATGAGGGCAAGCGCCTCTGGCTCGTCCAGAAAGGGCACATGGCCGCGGTTTGGAACTTCCACGGCTTGCAGCGCGGGCAGGCGATGCTGCATTTCCGCATAGGTTCCGGCGCTCAAAATGTCCGAATTTGCGCCGCGGATGATCCCGCAGGGCAGGCCGTCCAGGGTCATAAAAAGAGGCCAGAGATCCGGGGGAGGCCCCGCCTCCGCTTGCGCCAGCAGCGCGTCCCGCAGGCGCGGATCATAACGCAGGCTGAGCCCGCCGGCGCCTTCGTCATAGAATGCTTCGGCCTCCTCGCGCCAGCGTGCAGCCGGGACACCGGGAAAGGCCGGCGCCATCAGTGCAGCAAGCGCTTCTGCAGCCTGTGCATGTGTCTTTGCAGCCGGGCGCCGGCCAACGTAGTCCATGATCCGGGCAATGCCATCTGCAGGGATCTCTGGGCCGACATCATTCAGGATCACCGCTGCAAGCCGGTCTTTGGCGATGGCGGCCAGTGTCATCGCCACCAATCCGCCGCGCGAGGTGCCCAGAATGGCAGCGCGGCCCAATTCCAAATGATCCAGCAGCTCCAGCACATCCTGCGCCTCGCGCAGAACATTGTAGGTCATAAAGTCCGGATCATGATCCGACTGCCCCCGTCCGCGGGCGTCCAGGGTGATCATCCGGCAGCCTGAGGCATGAGGCGCAAAATAGCGAAAATCGCGGCTGTCCCGGGTCAGGCCCGCCAAGCACAGCAGCGGCACACCCTCTCCGGCATCGGAGTAATGCAGCTGCAACCCGTCTGAGGTTTCAAAAAACGGCATGTGTGAACGATTATCCCTTGGCCAGATCGGGAATTGTGGTGAGGTTCGGCAGGATATGCGCCGGCTTCCAGGGCAGCCTGTCAACAGGCTCGCCCGCCCGGTTGACCCAGGCGGTGACAAACCCGTAGCCCGATGCCCCCGCCGCGTCCCAGCCGTTGGAGGAGACAAACAGCACCTCCTCGCGGGCGCAATTGAACCGGGCGCCAACCAGATCGTAGACGCGGGCGTCGGGCTTGAAGATGCCGACGCTCTCCACCGACAGCACATCATCCAGCACATCGCCCAGCCCCGCGGATTGCACCGCGCCGTCCAGCATGGCAGGGGATCCATTGGACAGGATTGCGGTGTTCATGCCGGCGGACTTCAGCGTGTTCAGCATTGCGGGCACTTCCGGATAGGCCTGCAGCTGCCAGTAAAGATCCAGCAGCCGCTGGCGCAACGCGGCATCTGCTGCCAGCCCGGCCGCCTCCATCGCCCAATCAAGGCCGTCCTGCGTTACATCCCAGAAATCGGCATGGGCATTGGTGATCGCCCGCAGCCAGGTGTATTGCAGCTGCTTCAGCCGCCAGTTGCTGGCCAGCTCTGCCCAGCTGTCCTGCAGATGCGGAAATTCCGGCTCGCTGGCGGCCTGCCGCGCCGCAGCGGCCACATCGAACAAGGTGCCGTAGGCGTCGAAGATACAAGTTGTAATTGGCATGGGGCGCTCCCTTTGCCGGAGCGTTGCACGAAGCCCCGGGCGGGCAAAGCGGGAAATTGTATCCATACGGGTTTACATCACATTCGCGGACGCTAGGCTGCGCCCCTTTATCAACCCGCAACCGATTGGAGGTCATATGACCGGGGTAAAGAACGGCGACACCGTGCGCATCCATTACACAGGCAAGCTGACGGATGGCACCGTTTTCGACAGTTCCGAGGGCCGTGATCCGCTGGAATTCACCGTCGGTGCGGGGCATGTGATCGCGGGCATGGATGCAGGGCTTGAAGGCATGTCCGTGGGAGAGAGCAAGACGCTGGATATCCCCTGCGCCGAAGGATACGGCCCGATCAATCCCGCCGCGCGCCAGGAGATCCCCCGCGAGGGCATCCCCGAGGATATCCCGCTGGAACTGGGTACTCAGCTGCAGATGCAAAGCCCGGACGGCCAAGTGCTGCCGGTGACCGTGGTCGAGGTCGGCGACGAGACAGTCACCCTGGATGCCAACCATTTCCTGGCGGGCAAAGATCTGGTTTTCGATATCGCGCTGGTCTCGGTATCCTGATGTTCGGTCTGCGGGCAGGCGGCACTCCCGCGCCCGCAGGTCTTCCGGCTGTGCCGGAAAACGCTTGGCGGCCTTGGGCGTGGCACTGCGCCAGGCGCAGTGCCACGCCCAACGGAAGCGGGCTTTGCCAAAAGCCCGGCGACGGGCGGGAGTGCGCCGGATAAGAGGCAGGCGAACGCACTGCAAAGCTTCGGCGTCCTGAAACCACTGCTGGATAAGAAAAAAGGCGCCTCCAGGGGCGCCTTTCCAGATGTCAGCGGTTTCTACCTGCTTACAGATAATCCTGCTGCGGCATTCCCAGCACGTGGAAACCGCCATCGACCCGGATGATTTCACCGGTCGTGCAAGAGCCTGCATCAGACGCAAGGTATACTGCGGTGCCGCCGACCGCCTCCAGCGTGGCGTTGTCGCGCATTGGCGCATTCTGGGCTGTATGCTTGAAGGTCTTGCGCGCGCCGCCTATGGCAGCACCGGCCAGTGTCTTCATCGGGCCGGGCGAAATTGCATTCACCCGGATGCCCTCGGGGCCCAGGTCGTTGGCCAAGTAGCGGGTCGCGGATTCCAGCGCTGCCTTAGCCACGCCCATTACATTGTAGTTCGGCACCACCTGGTTTGATCCCTGATAGGTCAGCGTCAGCAGGGTGCCGCCGTTTTCCTTCATCAGCGGATGCGCACGGCGTGCCACTTCGATGAAGGAATAGGCAGAGATATCCAGCGAGTTCTTAAAATTCGCCCGGCTGGTGTCCAAGAACCGTCCGGTCAGCTCGGATTTGTCCGAATAGGCAATTGCATGGACCACGAAATCAATCGACGGCCAGCGGCTGCCAAGCTGTTCGAACGCCGTATCAAGCGAGGCGTCGTCGGTCACATCCACGTCGACCATAAAGTCCGAGCCGACGCTCTGTGCCAGCGGCTCCAGCCGCTTGCCAAAGGCTTCGCCCTGATAGGTGAAGGCCAGCTCGGCACCGGCTTCGGCCATGGCCTTGGCAATGCCCCAGGCGATGGAGCGGTCATTGGCAACGCCCATAATCAGGCCGCGTTTGCCGGTCAGCAGTCCCGCCATCGTCACTTATCCCTTGTATTTGCTCAGAACCATCGAGCCATTGGTGCCGCCAAAGCCGAAGCTGTTGGTCATCACCGAATCGAGGCCGGCGTTTTCCACCAGTGCGGTGGCAATCTCGCCCGGCTGAATGCCTTCGGCGAGGGTATCAACATTGATCGACGGCGTGATGAAATCATTGTCCAGCATCAGCAGGCAGAAGATCGCCTCTAGCGCGCCGGCAGCGCCCTGGGCGTGGCCGGTCATCGACTTGGTCGAGGAAATCGGCGGCACCTCGCCTTCGCCGAATACACGGCGCGCGGCCTCGACTTCGCCGACGTCGCCGACCGGGGTCGAGGTGCCATGTGCGTTGATATAGTCCACCTTGCGGCCTTCAGGCAGGGTCGACAGCGCCAGCCGCATTGCCCGCTCGCCGCCTTCACCAGAGGGCGCCACCATGTCGTGGCCGTCGGAGGTGGCGGCAAAGCCGGTCACTTCGGCGTAAATTCTGGCACCGCGGGCCAGCGCGTGGTCGAGGTCTTCCAGCACAACAATGCCGCCGCCGCCGGAGATCACGAACCCGTCGCGGTCCTGGTCAAAGGCCCGGCTGGCCGCGGTGGGGTCGTCGTTCTTCTTCGAAGACATTGCGCCCATAGCGTCGAACAAGCAGCTAAGGGTCCAGTCCAGCTCCTCGCCGCCGCCGGCAAACATCACGTCCTGTTTGCCCATCATGATCTGTTCAGCCGCGTTGCCGATGCAATGCAGCGAGGTCGAGCAGGCCGAGGTGATCGAATAGTTGACGCCCTTGATCTTGAACGCCGTCGCCAGGTTGGCGGAAATGGTCGAGGACATGCACTTTGGCACGGCAAAAGGGCCGATGCGTTTGGTGGCGCCTGTTTTGGCGACCACCTGGTGCGCTGCCAGCATGGCCGAGGTCGACGGGCCGCCGGAGCCTGCCACCAGGCCGGTGCGCTCATTCACAACCTGATCTTCCGAGAGACCTGCATCAGCAATTGCCTGGCTCATCGCGATATGGGCGTAAGCCGCACCTGGCCCCATGAACCGCAGGGTGCGCTTGTCCACATGCTGGGCAGTGTCGATTTTCAGCGTGCCGGCCACCTGGCTGCGAAAGCCGTGCTCAGCCATTTCGGGGCTGGCTTCGATGCCGGATTTACCGGCTTTCAGCGCGGCGGTGACCTCTTCAGCATTGTTCCCGATGGAGGAGACAATCCCCAAACCGGTGACGACGACGCGACGCATAGGCGTACTCCTTGGATTCGATCAAACGGATAGAGGTCAGCTTTCGTCTGCCAGCCCGACCTTCATGTCCTTGACTTGATAGATTTCTTCACCATCCGCCAGTACACGGCCATTGGCAACGCCAAGCTTAAGCTTGCGGTCAATGACACGGGTGAAATCCACGAAATAGGTGAGCATTTTACGGTCGGGTTTGACCATGCCTTTCAGCTTGACCTCGCCGACGCCCATGGCCATGCCCTTGCCGGTCATGCCGCGCCAGCCCAGATTAAAGCCGGTCAGCTGCCACAGCCCGTCCAGGCCCAGGCAGCCGGGCATGATCGGGTTGCCTGGGAAATGGCAGTCGAAGAACCACAGGTCCGGGGTGATGTCGAATTCCGCAACAACATGGCCTTTGCCGAACTCGCCGCCATCCGCACTGATGTCTGTAATGCGGTCCATCATCAGCATCGGCGGTGCCGGCAGCTGGGCGTTGCCCGGCCCAAACAGCTCGCCCCGCGCGCATTTCAGCAATTCGTCCTTGTCAAAGCTGCTCGGGTAATCGGCCATTCGGGCGTATCTCCTGCCTAGGGTCTGGTCTATAAGTATATCTGGCTTCGTGTAACACCCGGCCAAAGGGTCCTGCAAGGGGACCCCGCGTCACTTCCTGCGCTGAATGTGCCACACGCACACAAGAAACACCTGCCTAGCTGCGAATGAATTTCATTTGAAAAACCCTGGGTGTTGCACCTATATATACGGTCAGCAACGCGATGCAGGATCTGCTCATGACGCCAAACAGCGAAGACACAGCCACCCGCTGGCTGACAGAGGCCGGGCTAAGACCCACCCGGCAGCGGGTGGCGCTTGCCGAATTGCTGGTCGGCGACGGCAAACACCGCCATATCACCGCCGAAAGCCTGTTCGAGTCGGCCAAGAAGAAAGGCGCCGCCGTATCGCTGGCCACCGTCTATAATACTCTGCGCGCCTTTTGCGACGCCGGCGTGCTGCAAGAGATCCCGCTGGACGGCTCCAAAAGCTATTTCGACACCAACACCCACGATCATCCGCATTTCTTCTGGGAGGATGAAGGCCGCGTCAGCGACGCGCCCGCACAGGAACTGGTGATTCACAAACTGCCGGAAGCCCCCGAGGGGATGGAGATCGCCTCAGTCGATGTGGTGATCCGCCTGCGCAAGGTCTGACCTGCCGGCACTGAGCTCTGACCTGCGGGCACTGAGCACTGTGCGCAGAATGTCACGCGCCTTAAAGGCCGGCGAAGCGTCCGGCAATTGCCTATGCGCCGCCAGAATCACCGGCTCCTCTGCGGCTTGGTCTGTGATCCGAACAGCGCACAATGGCTTGCCATCATAACTCATCCCGCCGGGCGGCAGGCTGTAGCTGATGCCGACACCTTCGCCATTGGCGGCCAGGCTGCGCAGCAATTCCAGCGAATCCGCCCGGTGGGCAATCCGCGGCACCAGTCCCTGCGACTTGAACAGTCCCAGCATGTGCTGCACAGATAAGCCTTCCTGTGACAGCACCAGCGGATGCAGCACCACCTCTGCCAGGGTAAGGCCGCTGCGCGTTGCCAGCGGATGTTCAGGCGGCACCAGCGCGTGGGGTGAAAACCGGTCCAGTTCCGCCCGGCTGAACCCGGCATCCAAACCCAGGTCATAGGTGATAGCCAGATCCGCTTCGCCTTCGGTCAGCGCATGGATCAAAGGGTCGAACCCGCAGGCACGGTGGCGGACATCCACCTCTGGCAGCGCTTGGCGCAGGGCCTTCAGCGCCGGTGCCAGCAGGAACGGCGCAAGGTCCGAGAAACAGGCCAGCATTAGCCCTCTTTGCCCGGCACCTGAGCCTTTCGGGTCTTCCAGCCGCCGGGCATGATCCAGCAGTTCCTGCGCATGTGCCGCGAAATCCCGGCCCTGCGGTGTCAATGCCAGCGCCGCCCCGCGGCGGCGCAGGAACAGAGAATAACCAAGGTGGTCTTCGATCCGGCTGAGGGCTGCAGACAGGGCAGGCTGGCTTACATGCACCGCCTCGGCCGCTGCGGACAGGCTGCCATGCTGCACCACGGCGCAGATGTATTCATAATGGCGCAACGTAAGGTATAACATGAAGTTAAGTGTATAATAGAAAGATATGATTTGAAACTAAGCCCTTTGACCGGCAGGAATGACGCATCAGAATTGCATCATTCAGCAGCGGAGGCCGCTATGGTCCACCCCCTTATCACCCCTGAACACATCGAACAGTTTCAGCGCGACGGCGTTGTCCTTATCCGCGGGTTGTTTGCCGAACAGGTTGAGCTGCTGCGCGCCGGGGTGGCCGCCAATATGGAAAACCCGGGTCCATATGCGTCGAATAACGAAAAGGCCGGCCAGACCGGACGCTTCTTTGACGACTACTGCAACTGGACCCGGATCCCCGAATTCCAGCAGGCGATCAAGCAATCCCCGGCTGCAGAAGTCGCCGCTGACCTGATGAAATCCACTTCGGTGCAAATGTTCCACGATCATGTTCTGGTCAAGGAACCGGGCACATCAATGCCGACCCCGTGGCATCAGGACGGGCCATACTATTTTGTCGAGGGGCAGCAGACCATCAGTTTCTGGTCGCCGCTGGATGAGGTGAAGGAAGCCGCATTGCGCTGTGTGGCAGGCTCCCACAAATGGGAAAAGGAAGTGCTGCCGACCCGTTGGGTCTCTGAGGAGGATTTCTTTGCGGACGAAGGGCAGTATATGGCTGTTCCTGATCCTGATGCCGAAGGTATGACCGTGGTGGAATACTCGATGCAGCCGGGTGATGCGATCGCCTTTAACTATAAGACGCTGCACGGATCCCGTGGCAACACCTCAACTGCGCGCCGCCGTGCGTTTTCGCTGCGGCTGGTGGGCGATGATACACGCTACGTCGAGCGCCCCGGCCCCACATCGCCGCCATTCCCGGGGCATGGAATGCAGCCCGGCCAGCGGCTGCGCGAGGATTGGTTTCCGGTCCTGCTGCAGCGGTAGCAGGGGAGGGGGCTTTGCCCCCTCAGGCCAGGCGGCCTTCACCCCCAGGGTACTTTAACCAGAAAGAAGCAGAAGCGGGCAGCCTTGGCCGCGCGCTTATTTTTTCAGATCACGGCGGATGCCCATGTTTTCGGCGTTGGAAAACGAACAGGTTTTGCAGATGCCGAACTGTTTGAGAAAACCGCGCTTGCGGGCGCGGGCGGCCTTATCCGAACGGTAGGCGGCAAGGAAGCCGTCCTGCTCGACATTGGGCAGCTGGATCACCTGGTCATAGTCGATACAGCACAGGCCCAGATCGCCGTTCCAGAACACCACCGACTGAAACAGCGGCACCGTGCACATCGCATGGCTGGTGTGGCGCGGGTGGCGGCGCAGCTCTTTCTGACGCGGCAGGAAATGCGCAAATTCGCGTTTCTGATCGTCAGAGGTGTAGGAGCCGATCGAGAATGTCTTGAACCGCACCCGGTCAAAACCGGCGTTGCGCGCCCAGGCTTCCATTTCGTCCATCTGCGGTTCGGAATAGCTGGTCAGCAGTGTCTGCAGCACTGTGACCGGGGTCTTGAAGCCCAGGTCCTTTTTGATGTTCAGGAATTCTTCAATGCTGGCCTTGACCTTATCGAAGTCGGAATTGACCCGGTAAGTTTCCTGCGCCTGCTTTGAAAAGCCGTCCATGCACAGATTTACGCGGGCAAGTCCCGAGCGGATCAGCCGTTCGCTCATGTCCGGAGTGAGGCGGGTGGCATTGGTCGACAGATAGGTGTCATGGCCGTTTTCATGGGCGTAGGCGATGAAATCGGGCAGGTCTTTGTGCAGGGTCGGCTCACCCGAGAAGCTGAAATAGATCGCGGGCTTTTCCCGCTGGTCCTTGAAATCGTCGATGATCTTGCGGAACACGTTCGGCTTCATCATGCCGCGTTTGCGCTGCATGGCAAAGGTGACCGGGCACACCGGGCAGCGCAGGTTGCAGCTGTTGGTGGCGTCGATGATGATGATCTTTGGCGGCCGCCGGAAATACGCCAGCGGCAGCAGCCGGGCCAGCATATGCAGAGCCCGTTCATGCAGTGCCGGCGGTTTGGCGGGCAGGTCCGGCTGCGCTGTTTCCGGCTTCAGGTCCGGAACGGGGGCTAGATCTTTCATGCGTTGGCCTCAATATGCTGCGTACGGGATCCACCTTAAGGGCCGGGAGAGGCGAGGCAAGCCTTTGCGGGGTCACATTGCGTGAGCATTATGTGAGCGGCCAAACAGCAAAGCTGCAACTGGCCTGTTCGGAGAAGAAGCCCGCAGACAGCCAGTAAAAGCTGCATTGTGTGTGGAAACGGAAATTCAAAACAGCGGTCACCGCCGGGTTTGGGCGGAATCGCTGCCTTCAATTGGTGTCAGCTGTGCGCCGCAAAGGGCAGCAATATGCTGAATGCCAAGCGACGACTGGCGGCTGCAGGCCCGGCAATGTGGCCATACCCCGGCAGAAGAGGCATCTGCGACCCGATCCAAGACAGCGTCCGGGAGCCGATCCCAGGGCCTGCCACGGACATCGTCCAGCCGCATCAGCGAAACAAGAAAAACGCGGCAGGCGCCTGCCACGAGGGTCTGCGCGCCGAAGGAAGGACAATGCCGCGCACAGCCCCCTGCCTGCGGCTGAATACGCTGATGCAGGATCCGGGCCCGGAAAGGCATCGGAGCCTGCGCCGGAACTTGCGGATTGATCTTGAGCCTCGGGATCTGGGCCTCCGGCGGGGTTGGCTGGAGCGGCAGCCTTCCGGCGGTTACTTCGAGAAACTCATAGGCAGGTTGAAGCTGATTTGATTGATCTGCAGCTTTTTCGGCGCCGATGGGAACTTGCCGGCCCGGGCGACGGCCTGCAGGGCCGCCTGATCAAAGGCTGCGACGCCCGATGACCTGGCAATCCGGTGGCTCAGCAGCTGGCCCGACCGGGAGACGGTAAGGCGCACCACAACCTGGCCTTTGCCGCTGGCGCCGGCGGGGTAGCGTTTGCGCCGTTCCACACGGGCGCGGATCTTGGCGCCCCAGATACTGCGCAGCTTGGCCCGCCGTCCGGACTCTGCTGTTGCCGCCTGTGCCCCGCCTGATTGCCCGGCCTGAGCGCCGCCGCCCGATCCGGCGGACCGCTGTTCGGCCTGGCCGGCCGAGGCCTGTTCGGATTTACGGGCCTGCTGCGGTTGCGGCTTGGGCGCGGGTTTTTGCTGCGGTTCCGGCTTTGGCTCTGGTTTCTGCGGCTTTGGCGGTGACGGTGGCGCAGTGTCGATTTGCAGATTATCCGCCCTTGCCGGCGCGGGTATTGCAATCTGTGCTGCGGCCCGCGGCGCCTGGTCAAGTGCCAGTTGCGGCAGGGAAGGGACGTTGGCCGGCGGCAACGGGTCAACAGTTTGGGCCGCGATCTGCGGGGAAGTCTGCGGCGGCTTCTCCCAGGCCTCGGCCATTTCCGCTACAGCTTCAGGCGCCGCCTGGATTGACACCATCGCCGTGCCGCCCGCGCCGTTGGATTGCGCACCGGAACCAGGCACGCGGGCAAACAGCGCCACATGGATCAACACGGCAATGCCTGCAAAAACGGTGAATTCAGCGGCACGTTTCATGGCTGGCGGACCACCAGTTCGGCCTGGCTGAAGCCTGCTGCCGCCAGCTGGCGCAGGAGGCGGGCCAGGGCTTTTGCCTCCAGCCGGGCGTCGGCGCGCAATTGCAGAACCGGGGTGCCGCCGCTGACCGCAGCCAGCCGCGTGAGGGCTTCGCCGCCTTCGGCCCCATCGAAATGCATCCGGCCTTCGGCATTGATGTACAGCACAGGCCCGGCTCCGGGGTCTGCCTCAATTGCTGCGTCCGGCGGCGCTACCTCAAACGGGTCAGGTTGCGCCAGGCGGGAGGTCATCAGGAAAAAGATCAGCAGCAGGAACACCACATTGATCATCGGTACGATGGATTCAGTCCGCGGACGGCGGGGCGCCTCTGTCAGGTCCATGCGCGGCTCCTTATTCAACCAGCACAAAATTGCTGTAGCCTGCCTGCCGCAGCAGCCCGGTCACATCGGTGATACGCTGCAAGTCGGCGCCGTCGCGGCCGCGCAGGATCAGCATATCGGTGGGTTTTTCCATCAGCGGTGCCAGTGCCTGGGTCAAGTTGCTGTCTGCC
It includes:
- a CDS encoding radical SAM/SPASM domain-containing protein; its protein translation is MKDLAPVPDLKPETAQPDLPAKPPALHERALHMLARLLPLAYFRRPPKIIIIDATNSCNLRCPVCPVTFAMQRKRGMMKPNVFRKIIDDFKDQREKPAIYFSFSGEPTLHKDLPDFIAYAHENGHDTYLSTNATRLTPDMSERLIRSGLARVNLCMDGFSKQAQETYRVNSDFDKVKASIEEFLNIKKDLGFKTPVTVLQTLLTSYSEPQMDEMEAWARNAGFDRVRFKTFSIGSYTSDDQKREFAHFLPRQKELRRHPRHTSHAMCTVPLFQSVVFWNGDLGLCCIDYDQVIQLPNVEQDGFLAAYRSDKAARARKRGFLKQFGICKTCSFSNAENMGIRRDLKK
- a CDS encoding phytanoyl-CoA dioxygenase family protein → MVHPLITPEHIEQFQRDGVVLIRGLFAEQVELLRAGVAANMENPGPYASNNEKAGQTGRFFDDYCNWTRIPEFQQAIKQSPAAEVAADLMKSTSVQMFHDHVLVKEPGTSMPTPWHQDGPYYFVEGQQTISFWSPLDEVKEAALRCVAGSHKWEKEVLPTRWVSEEDFFADEGQYMAVPDPDAEGMTVVEYSMQPGDAIAFNYKTLHGSRGNTSTARRRAFSLRLVGDDTRYVERPGPTSPPFPGHGMQPGQRLREDWFPVLLQR
- a CDS encoding biopolymer transporter ExbD, with amino-acid sequence MDLTEAPRRPRTESIVPMINVVFLLLIFFLMTSRLAQPDPFEVAPPDAAIEADPGAGPVLYINAEGRMHFDGAEGGEALTRLAAVSGGTPVLQLRADARLEAKALARLLRQLAAAGFSQAELVVRQP
- a CDS encoding energy transducer TonB, with translation MKRAAEFTVFAGIAVLIHVALFARVPGSGAQSNGAGGTAMVSIQAAPEAVAEMAEAWEKPPQTSPQIAAQTVDPLPPANVPSLPQLALDQAPRAAAQIAIPAPARADNLQIDTAPPSPPKPQKPEPKPEPQQKPAPKPQPQQARKSEQASAGQAEQRSAGSGGGAQAGQSGGAQAATAESGRRAKLRSIWGAKIRARVERRKRYPAGASGKGQVVVRLTVSRSGQLLSHRIARSSGVAAFDQAALQAVARAGKFPSAPKKLQINQISFNLPMSFSK